In Lentilitoribacter sp. Alg239-R112, the following proteins share a genomic window:
- a CDS encoding aldehyde dehydrogenase family protein, whose amino-acid sequence MQLTTADIFSGKPVEGLPHNHFIEGEYVTSQSGTSMDSFDAGRGEVFAQFTNGTVADVNDAVASAQYAFETKWRKVPPAERARILQNAAKLILQNEERLAFVECLDCGKPLNEALGDVRGAARAFEYYAGACDKLQGDTFPLTHGYIGFSLIEPVGVTAHVIPWNFPISTAARGIAPALAAGCTVVAKPAEQTPFSALLLAELLVEAGLPAGVCNVVTGTGVDVGAPLVAHKSIDQITFTGSVATGKSVMKVAADSVTRVVLELGGKSPIVVLNDCNQDSALEGVLGAIFENAGQICSAGSRLVIERGIHDEFVEKLCARAQDLTLGHGLRNPQVGPVNSAEHLQKVAGFVDRAKTRGAEILTGGAVTSDPQTGKGWFYQPTIIANRPVDDELVQDEIFGPVLTIQIAENAEDALSLANNSNFGLAAGVYTSDISTALELARDIDAGQVYINEYFAGGIEVPFGGNKQSGFGREKGLEGLKSYCKIKSIAAKI is encoded by the coding sequence ATGCAACTTACCACTGCGGACATTTTTTCGGGAAAGCCGGTTGAGGGACTGCCGCATAATCATTTTATCGAAGGTGAATATGTAACTTCGCAAAGCGGTACATCAATGGACAGTTTTGATGCTGGACGAGGTGAAGTGTTTGCTCAGTTTACAAATGGCACTGTTGCTGATGTCAATGACGCTGTTGCGAGTGCGCAATACGCATTTGAAACAAAATGGCGAAAAGTTCCCCCGGCTGAACGCGCTCGAATACTACAGAACGCGGCGAAGCTGATTTTACAGAATGAAGAGCGACTAGCATTTGTTGAATGTCTTGATTGTGGAAAGCCATTGAATGAGGCTTTGGGTGATGTCCGTGGTGCGGCGCGAGCATTTGAATATTATGCTGGTGCCTGCGATAAACTACAAGGTGATACTTTCCCATTAACTCACGGTTATATTGGTTTTAGTCTGATTGAGCCTGTGGGTGTCACAGCGCATGTTATTCCTTGGAATTTTCCGATTTCTACGGCCGCTCGTGGAATAGCACCTGCGCTTGCCGCTGGCTGTACTGTGGTCGCCAAACCAGCAGAGCAAACTCCTTTTTCTGCTTTGTTGCTTGCTGAGTTATTGGTTGAGGCGGGATTACCTGCGGGAGTATGTAATGTTGTCACCGGTACTGGCGTTGATGTCGGTGCACCATTAGTTGCACATAAAAGTATAGACCAAATCACGTTCACTGGATCAGTGGCGACGGGTAAGTCGGTTATGAAAGTTGCAGCAGATTCTGTAACGCGGGTTGTGCTTGAATTAGGCGGGAAATCTCCTATCGTCGTTTTAAATGATTGTAATCAAGATAGTGCCCTTGAGGGCGTTTTAGGGGCGATTTTTGAAAATGCGGGACAAATTTGTTCCGCTGGATCACGCCTTGTTATCGAACGTGGCATACATGATGAATTTGTTGAGAAACTATGTGCGCGTGCGCAAGATTTGACGCTCGGACATGGGTTGCGAAATCCGCAAGTTGGGCCGGTTAATAGTGCTGAGCATCTGCAAAAAGTAGCCGGTTTTGTAGACCGGGCAAAAACACGTGGTGCTGAAATTTTAACAGGTGGTGCAGTCACTTCTGATCCACAAACGGGGAAGGGTTGGTTTTATCAACCCACAATCATTGCAAATCGCCCTGTAGATGATGAACTGGTACAGGACGAAATTTTTGGTCCCGTCCTAACTATTCAAATTGCTGAAAATGCCGAGGATGCACTGTCATTAGCAAACAATAGTAATTTCGGTCTGGCGGCGGGTGTATATACCAGTGATATATCAACAGCATTGGAGTTGGCGCGTGATATTGATGCTGGCCAAGTTTATATTAACGAGTATTTTGCAGGTGGTATTGAGGTCCCGTTTGGCGGCAATAAACAATCAGGCTTCGGTCGTGAAAAAGGTCTGGAAGGCCTGAAAAGTTATTGCAAGATAAAGAGTATTGCAGCGAAAATTTAA
- a CDS encoding mandelate racemase/muconate lactonizing enzyme family protein yields the protein MKIKSIETFTDEFICFTRVTTEDGSQGWGQVAPYYADITAQVIQRQVAPYVLGMDAYDIDSIVDIVRDREHKFPGSYLRRAMGGIDTALWDLRGKCEDKPVCSMIGGSPGAFRAYASSMKRDITPNDEAERLKRLRDEKGFDAFKFRIGAEVGRNIDEWPGRTEQIIPTMRKAMGDDVALLVDANSCYSPDRAIEVGGILQDHGISHFEEPCPYWEFEQTKEVTEALDIDVTGGEQDCMMANWKKMISDGVVNIIQPDICYLGGINRTLRVAKMAEEAGIPVTPHCANLSMVTLFTMHLLRAIPNVGKYLEFSIEGLDYYPWQDKIFVNDPYEISDGKATVTDAPGWGVDINPEWLSKSTYQISELDT from the coding sequence ATGAAAATCAAATCAATTGAGACTTTTACAGACGAATTCATCTGTTTTACACGCGTGACAACAGAAGATGGATCGCAAGGGTGGGGGCAGGTTGCGCCCTATTATGCGGATATTACGGCACAGGTTATCCAGCGGCAAGTCGCTCCTTATGTATTGGGTATGGATGCTTACGATATAGATTCTATTGTTGATATCGTGCGGGATCGAGAACATAAATTTCCCGGATCATATTTACGCAGAGCTATGGGTGGCATTGATACAGCCCTTTGGGATTTGCGAGGTAAATGCGAGGACAAGCCTGTTTGCTCTATGATCGGTGGTTCGCCCGGCGCTTTTAGAGCATATGCGTCGTCTATGAAACGCGATATTACGCCTAATGATGAAGCTGAGCGACTTAAACGTCTGCGAGATGAAAAGGGTTTTGATGCATTCAAATTCCGGATTGGTGCTGAAGTTGGTCGTAACATTGATGAATGGCCAGGACGTACGGAGCAGATTATCCCAACAATGCGTAAAGCGATGGGCGATGATGTTGCCTTACTTGTGGATGCTAACTCCTGTTATTCACCGGATCGAGCAATCGAGGTGGGTGGTATTTTGCAAGATCATGGGATTTCACATTTTGAAGAGCCATGTCCTTACTGGGAGTTTGAGCAAACCAAAGAGGTTACAGAGGCACTCGATATTGATGTGACTGGAGGTGAGCAAGATTGCATGATGGCCAACTGGAAAAAAATGATTAGTGATGGAGTTGTGAATATTATCCAGCCCGATATTTGTTATCTTGGCGGCATAAATCGTACACTTAGAGTAGCTAAAATGGCGGAAGAAGCAGGTATTCCCGTCACGCCACACTGCGCCAACTTATCTATGGTAACGTTGTTCACTATGCATCTTTTGCGAGCTATACCCAATGTTGGGAAATATTTGGAGTTCTCTATCGAGGGGCTAGATTACTATCCATGGCAAGACAAAATTTTTGTAAACGACCCTTATGAAATTTCGGATGGCAAGGCCACCGTTACAGATGCGCCGGGTTGGGGAGTAGACATCAACCCGGAATGGCTGTCAAAATCAACATATCAAATTAGCGAGCTAGACACTTAA
- a CDS encoding PLP-dependent aminotransferase family protein, whose protein sequence is MKKQAGALLSSIHIDRGSNRKIGVQLYMGLRDIILSGGLSAGDRLPATRTLAKELMISRTTVIDAIDRLTAEGILVSRVGAGTFVSDILEHKRPILTTSGLSGKTPEKPRISHAISHAADVYGPRTWLPHTPRAFVTALPALDAFPMAHWSRISARHLRSSRAEVMGYGQPQGHKDLRRAIASHLNASRGIKAYPEQIFITSGAQQAFSLIARILLNAGDRVWYENPGATGVRNAFIASGAQLVPVPVDSEGLNVAEGLAKEPHFRLAFVTPSHQQPLGHTMSIARKLALLEAANEAQAIIVEDDYDGEFYFGELAQPPLKSIDTYDRVIYVGTFSKTLFPSLRLGFILAPQNLVSIFDQVFSSWISGPPTSTQAIVADFMDEGQFATHIRLMRKLYKTRYEELMDASQSLPETIKVQQTTSGFHTTAYLDKWVNIDEVITQAAEKGVTIAPISRYCLQPIAQNGLVLGFGSTNPSDIQASLNILGSLPALHK, encoded by the coding sequence ATGAAAAAACAAGCCGGAGCGTTGCTCTCGTCCATTCATATCGATCGTGGGTCAAATAGAAAAATTGGTGTGCAACTTTATATGGGGCTTCGCGACATCATCTTGTCTGGTGGTCTATCCGCTGGTGACCGCTTGCCTGCCACCCGCACACTAGCAAAAGAACTCATGATATCCAGAACAACGGTGATCGATGCTATTGATCGGCTTACTGCAGAAGGAATTCTTGTCTCACGGGTGGGCGCAGGAACATTTGTCAGTGATATTCTAGAGCATAAAAGACCAATTCTTACAACAAGTGGATTATCTGGTAAAACACCTGAGAAACCGCGCATTTCTCATGCGATAAGTCACGCGGCCGACGTTTATGGTCCCCGCACTTGGTTGCCACATACCCCGCGAGCATTTGTAACGGCATTGCCTGCACTTGATGCTTTTCCAATGGCACATTGGTCTCGTATTTCCGCCCGTCATCTTCGCAGCAGTCGCGCCGAAGTTATGGGGTATGGACAGCCACAGGGGCATAAAGATCTACGTCGTGCAATAGCCTCCCATCTAAATGCATCTCGTGGAATAAAGGCCTACCCGGAGCAGATATTTATAACATCAGGTGCACAACAGGCATTCTCGCTCATAGCACGTATTCTTCTCAATGCAGGTGATCGCGTTTGGTATGAAAACCCTGGCGCAACGGGTGTGCGCAATGCCTTTATAGCAAGTGGCGCTCAGCTTGTGCCTGTACCTGTAGATTCCGAAGGCTTGAACGTTGCCGAAGGTCTGGCAAAAGAACCTCATTTCCGGCTTGCATTTGTAACCCCTTCACACCAGCAACCACTTGGACATACGATGTCGATTGCTCGTAAACTGGCTTTACTTGAAGCAGCCAACGAAGCACAAGCGATCATCGTTGAAGACGACTATGACGGTGAGTTCTATTTCGGTGAGCTCGCCCAACCGCCGCTTAAAAGCATAGACACCTATGACCGTGTCATCTATGTGGGCACGTTCTCCAAAACGCTATTTCCTTCGCTTCGTCTTGGCTTTATTCTGGCTCCACAAAACCTTGTTAGCATCTTTGACCAAGTATTTTCTTCATGGATAAGCGGGCCGCCCACATCAACACAGGCAATTGTCGCTGACTTTATGGATGAAGGTCAGTTTGCCACACATATTCGATTGATGAGAAAACTATATAAAACGCGTTATGAAGAGCTTATGGATGCAAGTCAAAGCTTACCAGAGACCATAAAAGTACAGCAAACAACAAGCGGATTTCATACAACTGCCTATCTAGACAAATGGGTAAATATTGATGAAGTAATCACACAAGCCGCTGAAAAAGGTGTCACGATTGCGCCGATCAGCCGATATTGTCTCCAACCTATCGCCCAAAATGGACTTGTACTTGGTTTCGGGAGCACCAACCCAAGCGACATTCAAGCGAGCTTGAATATTTTAGGCTCCTTACCTGCACTGCACAAGTAA
- a CDS encoding extracellular solute-binding protein: MKTTYKLAGIVSALMLSTAPIAQAETLRLLTWGSYAPEALVQKFEERYPDIEVEVTFSNNEEMIAKLRATGGAGFDLAQPSHDRIYSAQLEYDIYKPLDLSKIDTSVMDPTHLEGVKANTTIDGEVYAVPHQWGTSGLMADKTKAPDFKGWGDLCDPQYAGRTSMRLKRTILLGTAFSLGHDPFAAYSDLDKYQSILDQVADKLIECKSNIKAYWKGGDDLSAMMLSGEIVASETWDSTAYKLFAQDSNIVFVPPETGALAWIDTFTIPRKGKADDAAYKWINFVLEPENVSLMSASTGAIAAVPGGLELLPEDKRAAVTAAFSADDIANLKFFANIPAGVEDMEGKTLEKIKAATGG; this comes from the coding sequence ATGAAAACAACGTATAAATTAGCGGGAATAGTATCCGCATTGATGCTGTCTACAGCACCGATAGCGCAAGCAGAAACATTGCGACTTCTCACCTGGGGTTCCTATGCTCCTGAGGCGCTCGTCCAAAAATTCGAGGAGCGTTATCCAGATATAGAAGTTGAAGTTACATTTTCAAACAATGAAGAAATGATTGCAAAACTTCGCGCGACAGGCGGTGCTGGTTTTGATCTAGCGCAACCAAGCCATGACCGTATTTATTCCGCTCAACTTGAATATGACATCTATAAGCCTTTAGATCTATCCAAGATTGACACATCGGTAATGGACCCCACCCATCTGGAAGGCGTAAAAGCCAATACGACAATTGATGGTGAAGTTTATGCTGTGCCGCATCAATGGGGTACATCCGGCTTGATGGCTGACAAAACAAAAGCACCAGACTTTAAAGGTTGGGGTGATTTGTGTGACCCTCAATATGCTGGTCGTACATCCATGCGTTTAAAACGCACTATTCTTTTGGGTACAGCCTTCTCACTAGGACATGATCCATTTGCAGCCTATTCTGATCTGGATAAATATCAGTCTATCCTCGATCAAGTTGCCGATAAACTGATTGAATGCAAATCCAATATCAAAGCCTATTGGAAAGGTGGCGATGACTTGTCAGCTATGATGCTTTCAGGCGAGATTGTCGCATCTGAAACATGGGATTCAACAGCCTACAAACTGTTTGCGCAAGACAGCAATATTGTGTTTGTTCCACCTGAAACTGGTGCGCTAGCATGGATCGACACCTTTACAATTCCACGTAAGGGAAAGGCCGATGATGCCGCCTATAAATGGATCAACTTCGTGCTTGAACCAGAAAATGTAAGCCTTATGTCAGCAAGTACAGGTGCAATTGCAGCCGTTCCTGGTGGTTTGGAGTTACTACCAGAAGACAAGCGCGCTGCAGTAACCGCAGCCTTCTCAGCTGATGACATTGCCAATCTTAAATTCTTTGCGAACATTCCCGCAGGTGTTGAAGATATGGAAGGTAAAACACTTGAAAAAATTAAAGCTGCCACTGGTGGCTAG
- a CDS encoding ABC transporter ATP-binding protein, giving the protein MSNADDQVHDLECTNIVKTFGAVRAVDNVSFSIPKGSFFSILGPSGCGKTTLMRMIAGFENPNSGDIHIKGTSVLNTPPNKRNVKMVFQHLALFPMMNVYENIAYGLKCKGADKAEIDRKVKDVLERIALPDVANREIHQLSGGQKQRIAIARCMVLDPDVLLLDEPLGALDLKLREAMKIELKLLQHQFNTTFIYITHDQSEALVMSDHVAIMNNGKFEQIGRPEELYHAPKTAFVAGFVGDSNRWNGKITDLGKDFAQVTTNAGLTMACKRRDDDGLAQGDAVDIFVRPEFIGAQKVQNTKTNANSAPENKLLGKVDSVLFNGANSRALVRGPSQELIEADIVVTGGTDDLRAGDDVKLTWSGQQTMCFAT; this is encoded by the coding sequence ATGTCTAATGCCGATGATCAGGTACATGATCTTGAATGCACAAATATTGTAAAGACTTTTGGAGCCGTTCGTGCCGTCGATAATGTTTCCTTTAGTATTCCAAAGGGATCGTTTTTTTCAATTCTTGGCCCTTCTGGATGTGGCAAAACCACTCTCATGCGTATGATAGCAGGATTTGAAAATCCAAATTCCGGCGACATTCATATTAAGGGCACTTCAGTGCTGAACACGCCGCCCAACAAGCGCAATGTTAAAATGGTTTTTCAACATCTTGCGCTGTTTCCCATGATGAATGTTTATGAAAACATTGCATATGGTCTGAAATGTAAAGGAGCAGACAAAGCCGAAATTGATCGAAAAGTAAAAGATGTACTTGAACGGATTGCCCTTCCCGATGTTGCAAATCGCGAAATTCATCAATTATCAGGCGGTCAAAAACAACGCATCGCGATTGCACGTTGTATGGTTCTTGATCCAGATGTTTTACTATTGGATGAGCCATTAGGTGCTCTTGATCTAAAATTGCGCGAAGCAATGAAGATCGAACTTAAGCTTCTGCAACATCAGTTCAACACAACCTTTATTTACATAACCCACGATCAATCTGAAGCGTTGGTGATGTCTGATCACGTGGCTATTATGAACAATGGTAAATTTGAACAAATTGGACGACCTGAGGAACTATATCACGCGCCCAAAACAGCTTTTGTCGCAGGCTTTGTCGGAGATTCAAATCGCTGGAACGGCAAAATTACAGATTTGGGGAAAGACTTTGCACAAGTAACAACAAATGCAGGCTTAACAATGGCATGTAAACGCCGAGATGATGATGGTCTGGCTCAAGGGGATGCCGTTGATATATTTGTTCGACCTGAATTTATCGGCGCTCAGAAAGTCCAAAACACTAAGACAAACGCAAATTCTGCTCCTGAAAATAAGCTCCTTGGAAAGGTCGATTCCGTACTATTTAACGGCGCGAATAGTCGTGCACTTGTTCGCGGACCCTCGCAAGAATTGATTGAGGCCGATATAGTTGTCACAGGTGGCACTGATGATTTACGCGCGGGTGATGATGTTAAGCTGACCTGGTCTGGTCAGCAAACCATGTGTTTTGCGACTTAG
- a CDS encoding ABC transporter permease — protein MQSDIKRLSLILLFAPFALWILLLIIVPHMGMVVLSLREKVAPRVYEFGLGNYIDFIHEPIYWNTLLRTGSMSLLVTVLALIIGFPIAYYIAKIAGRRSRGALFLLCLIPLWVSDLIRAFGWILLLRETGVFSTFLQWSGIVSGPIEFLYNDITVVVGLVYTVILFMIVPLVSTLDGMDDAMIEAGYNLGGNGRTVLRKIIIPYAMPGIVSGCIVVFMLTAGSYLTPILLGGKNSSWFTEQIYDQFITRFNWESGAAFGFLLLAFTSLVIWLGLKLTGQTLANTVAKS, from the coding sequence ATGCAAAGTGACATAAAACGTCTTTCCCTGATCTTGCTATTTGCACCATTCGCCTTATGGATTCTTCTTCTGATCATAGTGCCGCATATGGGTATGGTTGTATTATCCCTACGTGAGAAAGTTGCGCCCCGTGTTTATGAATTCGGATTAGGCAATTACATCGACTTCATTCATGAGCCTATCTACTGGAACACATTGTTACGCACCGGAAGTATGTCGCTTTTAGTCACAGTTCTCGCATTGATTATCGGTTTCCCGATTGCTTATTACATCGCCAAAATAGCAGGTAGAAGATCTCGCGGCGCATTGTTTTTGTTGTGTCTGATCCCCTTATGGGTAAGCGATCTAATTCGAGCATTTGGTTGGATCCTATTGCTTCGTGAAACTGGCGTTTTCTCCACTTTCTTACAATGGAGTGGGATAGTCAGCGGACCGATTGAATTTCTTTATAACGACATCACCGTTGTCGTTGGTCTCGTTTATACGGTTATTTTATTTATGATCGTTCCACTCGTATCCACACTAGACGGTATGGATGACGCTATGATTGAAGCCGGCTATAATTTGGGTGGCAATGGTCGAACTGTCTTGCGCAAAATCATCATTCCGTATGCAATGCCAGGTATCGTATCCGGCTGCATTGTGGTGTTTATGTTGACAGCAGGTAGTTACCTTACCCCAATTCTTCTGGGTGGCAAAAATTCCAGCTGGTTTACCGAGCAGATTTACGATCAGTTTATCACACGCTTTAACTGGGAGTCTGGCGCTGCGTTCGGTTTCTTATTACTCGCTTTCACATCATTGGTTATTTGGCTTGGCCTTAAACTCACAGGGCAAACACTTGCCAACACAGTTGCGAAGAGTTGA
- a CDS encoding ABC transporter permease: MASSTKNEAFLLGYRLYVIAFFIFLAAPLVAAGSFAFNDSLFPALPWQGFTLDWFFNDSEPKLGMFHDRRLLRGLYYSAIIGFFVSTLSVFVGTCNAFLFVRGNFPAKNFLYILMILPLVIPGVILGISILVMASNIANGLEDKFNFELEFLRPGIILVVLGQFSFVTTITSLVITARLKKFDYTMEEAALNLGASRMQVLRSVTLPYLRPAMIAAGIVAFLVSFENFNTTLFLVGSESPLTITMFDRMAKVGSTPVLNAVSFFLIVGSGFLALISVVIQRDKSSD; this comes from the coding sequence ATGGCATCATCAACAAAAAACGAAGCATTCCTTTTAGGATATCGACTTTATGTCATCGCCTTCTTCATATTCCTTGCAGCGCCTTTAGTCGCAGCGGGTAGCTTTGCATTTAACGATTCCTTGTTCCCTGCGCTCCCATGGCAAGGCTTTACGCTGGATTGGTTTTTTAATGACAGTGAACCAAAACTCGGGATGTTTCATGACAGGCGGTTGCTTCGCGGGTTATATTACTCTGCCATCATTGGCTTCTTTGTCTCCACGCTGTCTGTTTTTGTCGGCACCTGCAATGCATTTTTGTTTGTAAGAGGAAATTTCCCTGCCAAGAACTTCCTGTATATCCTGATGATTTTACCACTGGTTATTCCGGGTGTGATTTTGGGTATTTCTATTCTTGTCATGGCCAGTAACATTGCAAATGGCCTTGAAGATAAATTCAACTTTGAACTCGAATTTCTCAGACCTGGCATCATTCTCGTCGTTTTGGGACAATTCTCCTTTGTTACGACGATAACCTCATTGGTAATTACCGCACGTCTGAAGAAATTTGATTACACAATGGAAGAGGCTGCACTCAACCTTGGTGCCAGCCGAATGCAGGTATTGCGTTCTGTTACTTTACCTTATTTAAGACCGGCAATGATCGCTGCGGGCATAGTTGCGTTTCTGGTTTCATTTGAGAATTTCAACACGACATTATTCCTTGTCGGATCAGAATCTCCACTTACAATCACAATGTTCGACCGAATGGCAAAAGTTGGCTCGACGCCAGTACTAAATGCCGTATCATTTTTCCTTATTGTCGGCTCTGGTTTCCTCGCTCTGATCAGTGTTGTCATTCAACGTGATAAATCTTCGGACTAA
- a CDS encoding choline dehydrogenase, producing the protein MPEFDFIIIGAGSAGCVLANRLSENGKYKVLMLEAGGSDLNFWIWMPIGYGKTFYRRSVNWMYETEPDAALNGRVSYWPRGKVMGGSSSINAMVYIRGQREDFEDWKNMGNTNWGWSDVLPYFKKSEQNDKGQDDFRGETGPLHVATMDKHLHPLCQNFIQAGQQIQIPHNADFNGAEQEGIGTYQNTMKDGMRMSTARAYIRPVNKRKNLHIIKKAMASRLLFDGTRTIGVEYNQNGKIRQAFAKHEVILSAGAINSPQILQLSGIGPAKFLKSKGIDVIHNARGVGQNLQDHLGLDFIYRSKVPTLNDQLHSWHGKLWQGMRYVLTRGGPLSAGVNQGGGFVRTRPDLTRPNMQLFFSPVSYTKAPPGKRPLMNPDPFSGFLLGYQPTRPTSRGHLKIKSTNPSDAPVIYPNYLATDYDIQEMLEGSKFMRKISEAPALKEIIEREISPGPEVQNDSEFIDDIRARAGTVFHPVSTCKMGSDPKRDVVDQRLRVYGVQNLRVVDASIFPTLTSGNTNAPTIMVGEKGADLILEDHK; encoded by the coding sequence ATGCCGGAATTTGATTTTATAATCATAGGTGCAGGGTCTGCGGGGTGCGTTCTCGCCAATCGTTTAAGTGAGAACGGAAAATATAAGGTTTTGATGCTCGAAGCCGGAGGCAGCGATCTAAATTTTTGGATTTGGATGCCAATAGGTTACGGTAAAACCTTCTATCGCCGCAGTGTAAACTGGATGTATGAAACCGAGCCGGATGCAGCGTTAAATGGCCGCGTATCCTATTGGCCGCGCGGCAAGGTTATGGGTGGCTCAAGTTCCATCAACGCGATGGTCTATATTAGGGGGCAAAGGGAAGATTTCGAAGACTGGAAAAATATGGGAAATACCAACTGGGGTTGGTCTGATGTTCTACCATATTTTAAAAAGTCGGAGCAAAATGATAAGGGACAGGATGATTTTCGCGGCGAGACTGGCCCCCTTCACGTTGCAACAATGGACAAACATCTGCATCCGCTTTGTCAAAATTTTATCCAAGCGGGTCAACAAATACAAATCCCGCATAATGCCGACTTTAATGGTGCTGAGCAGGAAGGGATCGGCACATATCAAAATACCATGAAAGACGGCATGCGCATGTCAACAGCGCGCGCTTATATTCGTCCAGTAAACAAAAGGAAAAACCTGCACATTATAAAGAAGGCAATGGCATCACGGCTTTTGTTCGATGGCACGCGCACAATCGGTGTGGAATACAACCAGAATGGTAAGATCAGACAAGCATTTGCAAAACATGAAGTCATACTTTCTGCAGGTGCAATAAACTCCCCGCAAATTTTGCAGTTGTCCGGTATTGGTCCTGCAAAGTTTTTGAAATCCAAGGGCATTGACGTCATTCACAACGCTAGGGGCGTAGGACAGAACCTACAAGATCACCTTGGTCTGGATTTTATATATCGCTCAAAAGTACCAACACTGAATGACCAACTACATTCATGGCATGGCAAATTATGGCAGGGAATGCGTTATGTTTTAACGCGTGGCGGTCCCTTATCGGCAGGCGTGAATCAAGGTGGCGGATTTGTTCGAACTCGCCCGGATTTAACCCGACCGAATATGCAACTATTCTTTTCGCCAGTCAGCTATACCAAAGCTCCGCCAGGCAAGCGCCCATTGATGAATCCTGACCCGTTCTCAGGTTTTTTATTAGGATATCAACCGACCCGCCCAACCAGCCGCGGACATCTGAAAATCAAATCCACCAATCCATCCGATGCACCTGTAATTTATCCCAATTACCTTGCCACAGACTATGATATTCAAGAGATGCTGGAAGGGTCAAAGTTCATGCGAAAAATCTCCGAAGCACCGGCTCTTAAAGAGATCATTGAAAGAGAAATTTCACCTGGCCCAGAGGTACAAAACGATAGTGAATTTATAGATGACATAAGAGCAAGGGCTGGAACAGTATTCCATCCAGTCAGCACATGCAAAATGGGTAGTGATCCTAAACGTGATGTCGTTGATCAGCGCTTACGAGTTTACGGCGTACAAAACTTGCGCGTTGTGGATGCATCCATTTTCCCGACACTGACTTCAGGAAATACCAATGCACCGACAATCATGGTGGGTGAAAAGGGTGCTGATTTGATATTGGAAGATCATAAATGA